From the Quercus lobata isolate SW786 chromosome 6, ValleyOak3.0 Primary Assembly, whole genome shotgun sequence genome, one window contains:
- the LOC115994083 gene encoding acyl transferase 4-like gives MTFSVIRSSRSLVRPSEKTPEGTLLDLSIIDRLPVLRCNTRTLHVFRHDPEAARVIREALSKALVPYYPLAGKLKESSQGQLQIECSGEGVWFVEAFADCTLYGVNYLDDDIVSIPYDELLPDHIPENEGIDPLVQFQVTQFACGGFVIGLKFCHSICDGLGAAQFLNAIGEVARGAEHLSTAPVWQRDFFPLPPEQAKVTPLPNLPPPMPNYTLNHANVDITLDHINQLKQEFRQSTGHTCSSFEVVAAKFWSRRTQAINFKQDTELKLVFFANCRQLLNPPLPKGFYGNCFFPVTITASSESLTQASISDVVKLIQEAKAKLPTEFDKYMKGESIKDGEDPMAPPLAYTTLFISEWGRLGFNQVDYGWGPPVHIVPIQGSIIAPVGIVGSLPLPMKGARLMTWCVEEAHRQPFLNQMTT, from the exons ATGACTTTCTCTGTAATCAGATCAAGCAGAAGCCTAGTTAGGCCATCTGAAAAGACACCAGAAGGCACACTACTTGATCTATCAATCATTGATAGACTACCAGTTCTAAGATGCAATACTCGAACGTTGCATGTGTTTAGGCATGACCCTGAGGCAGCACGAGTTATAAGAGAAGCTTTGTCCAAGGCTTTGGTTCCTTACTACCCTCTTGCTGGAAAGTTGAAAGAGTCAAGCCAAGGTCAGCTCCAAATTGAATGCTCTGGAGAAGGAGTGTGGTTTGTTGAGGCGTTTGCTGATTGTACCCTTTATGGTGTCAATTACTTGGACGATGATATTGTATCCATCCCATATGATGAGCTTCTACCTGATCATATCCCAGAGAATGAAGGCATAGACCCACTTGTGCAATTTCAG GTAACACAATTTGCATGTGGTGGTTTCGTGATAGGCCTCAAATTCTGCCATAGCATATGTGATGGCCTAGGGGCTGCACAATTTCTAAATGCGATTGGCGAGGTGGCTAGAGGTGCTGAGCATCTAAGCACTGCACCAGTGTGGCAAAGGGATTTTTTTCCACTACCACCTGAACAAGCAAAGGTCACTCCGTTACCAAACCTACCACCACCAATGCCCAACTATACACTCAACCATGCAAATGTAGACATAACGCTAGATCACATCAACCAGCTCAAGCAAGAATTTCGTCAATCAACTGGACACACTTGCTCTTCTTTCGAAGTTGTAGCTGCCAAATTTTGGAGCCGtcgaacacaagctataaacttTAAGCAAGATACTGAACTCAAGCTTGTGTTCTTTGCAAATTGCCGCCAGCTCTTGAACCCTCCCTTGCCAAAAGGTTTCTATGGCAACTGCTTCTTCCCAGTGACAATCACAGCTTCAAGTGAGTCACTCACACAGGCATCAATTTCTGATGTTGTGAAGCTGATCCAAGAAGCAAAGGCTAAGCTCCCAACTGAGTTTGACAAGTACATGAAGGGTGAGTCTATCAAAGATGGTGAAGACCCAATGGCACCACCACTTGCTTACACCACACTATTCATATCAGAGTGGGGCAGACTGGGATTCAACCAAGTAGACTACGGGTGGGGCCCGCCAGTCCACATTGTTCCAATCCAAGGCTCAATCATCGCACCAGTTGGTATTGTGGGGTCCTTGCCTTTGCCAATGAAAGGTGCtcgattgatgacatggtgTGTGGAGGAGGCTCATCGCCAACCTTTCCTCAATCAGATGACGACTTGA